Within Sphingobium aromaticiconvertens, the genomic segment TGGTCGATCATCGCGCGGATCTGGATATCCGAGAGCAGGCTGATCTTGTTGAGCTCGTGCGAGGTTCGAAAGCCGTCGAAGAAGTGCAGGAACGGTATGCGGGCCTCGAGCGTCGCCGCCTGCGCGATCAGCGCTGCGTCATGGGCCTCCTGCACTGAGGCGGACGACAGTAGGGCAAAGCCGGTCGTCCGCACCGCCATGACATCGGAATGATCGCCGAAGATCGAGAGGGCCTGCGTCGCGATCGCCCGGGCGGCGACATGGAACACGGTCGAGGTCAGCTCGCCGGCGATCTTGAACATGTTGGGCAGCATCAGCAGCAACCCCTGCGATGCCGTGAAAGTCGTCGTGAGCGCACCGGACTGCAACGCTCCATGGACCGCGCCTGCGGCGCCGCCTTCGCTCTGCATTTCCTGCACGACCGGCACATTACCCCAGATGTTGGTCAGTCCCCCGGCGGACCATTCATCGGCCAGCTCGGCCATCGTCGAGGATGGCGTGATCGGGTAGATCGCGCACACCTCGTTGATCCGGTAGGCGACATGGGCAACCGCGGTGTTGCCGTCCATGATCTCGGTACGGGGCATGTCGGGCTGCATCATGCCTTCCTTCAGCTCGCCGCCGGTTCGGGGATCATCTCGATCGCATGGCAGGGGCAGCTCTCGTAGCAGACGCCGCATCCGGTGCAGCGATCGTAGAGGAGCCGGTAGCGCAGCCCGGGACCGAGCTTCTCGATCGCCTGCTCGGGGCAGGCCGCATAGCATTGGTCGCATTCGAAACAATTGCCGCAGGACAGGCAACGCTGCGCTTCGTAACGAGCGTCCGCTTCGCCCAGCCCGGCCACCACTTCCTCGAATCCGGCGGACCGCGTCGCGGCCGGCAATGTGGCCTGCGCGCGTTGCTCGGCGTCGCTGTAGATCGGCAGATGCAGCATCTCGAAGCCGACGACGGGGCGCAGCTGCGCGGGCCGCGCGTCCTCGCCGCGCAGCCAGCCATCGATGGCGCGCGCCGCCTTCTTGCCGTGCCCGACGGCGGCGGTGATGGTGCGCTCGCTCGGCACCATGTCGCCGCCCGCGAAAATGCCGGGATGGCCGGTCATCATGTTCGGGGCGACGACGACGGTGCCGTCCGCCGCTACCTCGATACCGGGGATCTTCGCGAGGAAACCACTTTCGGCCTGCTGCCCCAGCGCCAGCACGAGCGTGTCCGCCGTCAGCGTTTCGATTTCGCCGGTACCGCGTGGCGTGCCGTCGACCCCCAGCTCCATGACCTCGACCGTCAGGCTCGGGCCGGCGATGTCCCTGATGCTGGTCAGCCACCGGATCTTCACGCCCTCCTGGAGTGCCTCCTCGGCCTCGAACGCGTGGGCCGCCATATGCGCCCGGTCGCGATGATAGATGATCAGCGCTTCGTCGGCGCCCAGGCGCCTGGCGGTACGGGCGGCATCCATCGCCGTGTTGCCGCCGCCATAGATGGCCACCCGCCGCCCCAGTTTCGGGTGTTCGCCGGCCCCGACCCCGCGCAGCAGGCTGACCGCGTCGAGGACATGCGCGGCGTCGCGCGCGGGAATGTCGACATGCCTGGAGGCATGCGCTCCAATCGCGACGAACGCGGCGTCGAAGCCGCCAGCATCCTTCTCCGCGAGCAGATCCTCGACCTTGTGATCGAGGACGATGCTGACGCCCATCGCCTCGATCCGCTGCACCTCGCGCATCAGCTCCTCGCGCGGTAGCCGGTAGGCCGGGATGCCGAAATGCATCATCCCGCCCGGCAACGGGCCAGCATCCCGGATTTCCACCGTGTGACCCAGCCGCGCCAGATGATAGGCGGCGGAAAGACCGCTCGGTCCCGCCCCGACGATCAGC encodes:
- a CDS encoding NAD(P)-binding protein → MMSDFTPLIDLVAQPGTGPVRTRHPLYLDLLPPCNHACPAGEDIQAWLAHARAGRYREAWLTLVQDNPLPAIHGRVCYHPCEVSCNRKDIDSAVSIHAVERFLGDEAAREGWRLPVEATPSGKRVLIVGAGPSGLSAAYHLARLGHTVEIRDAGPLPGGMMHFGIPAYRLPREELMREVQRIEAMGVSIVLDHKVEDLLAEKDAGGFDAAFVAIGAHASRHVDIPARDAAHVLDAVSLLRGVGAGEHPKLGRRVAIYGGGNTAMDAARTARRLGADEALIIYHRDRAHMAAHAFEAEEALQEGVKIRWLTSIRDIAGPSLTVEVMELGVDGTPRGTGEIETLTADTLVLALGQQAESGFLAKIPGIEVAADGTVVVAPNMMTGHPGIFAGGDMVPSERTITAAVGHGKKAARAIDGWLRGEDARPAQLRPVVGFEMLHLPIYSDAEQRAQATLPAATRSAGFEEVVAGLGEADARYEAQRCLSCGNCFECDQCYAACPEQAIEKLGPGLRYRLLYDRCTGCGVCYESCPCHAIEMIPEPAAS